A window of the Streptomyces sp. NBC_00454 genome harbors these coding sequences:
- a CDS encoding TetR/AcrR family transcriptional regulator: MRSPRPYSPQAGPGAQSLNERRKAATQLDIARAACELFAEHGPDGTTAEDIAHRAGVALRTFYRYFRNKQEAVAPLLAGGGDAWRALLAEEDPGTPLAQALERAVTRALTEPQAIDEGLEVTRGLLRAAATDEALRAVWYRVNQDSEENLVPVISRLAGPDADLLSIRLLAAAATDAIRIALELWSATDAPPLGPGSPSDLALRCLRDLTGAMPLLRPSP; the protein is encoded by the coding sequence GTGAGATCCCCTCGTCCGTACTCTCCCCAGGCCGGCCCCGGAGCCCAGTCGCTGAACGAGCGCCGCAAGGCCGCCACCCAGCTCGACATCGCCCGCGCGGCCTGCGAACTCTTCGCCGAGCACGGCCCCGACGGCACCACCGCCGAGGACATCGCCCACCGGGCGGGCGTGGCGCTGCGCACGTTCTACCGCTACTTCCGCAACAAGCAGGAGGCCGTGGCCCCGCTGCTCGCGGGCGGCGGTGACGCCTGGCGCGCCCTGCTCGCCGAGGAAGACCCCGGCACCCCGCTCGCGCAGGCCCTGGAACGCGCGGTCACCCGCGCGCTCACCGAGCCCCAGGCCATCGACGAAGGCCTGGAGGTCACCCGCGGGCTGCTGCGCGCCGCCGCGACCGACGAGGCGCTGCGCGCCGTCTGGTACCGGGTCAACCAGGACTCCGAGGAGAACCTGGTCCCCGTGATCTCCCGCCTCGCCGGCCCGGACGCCGACCTCCTGTCCATCCGCCTCCTCGCGGCGGCGGCCACCGACGCGATCCGCATCGCCCTGGAACTCTGGTCCGCCACGGACGCCCCGCCCCTGGGCCCCGGCTCCCCCTCGGACCTGGCGCTCCGCTGCCTGCGCGACCTCACGGGCGCGATGCCGCTGCTGCGCCCTTCCCCCTGA